The proteins below come from a single Bactrocera dorsalis isolate Fly_Bdor chromosome 5, ASM2337382v1, whole genome shotgun sequence genomic window:
- the LOC105225627 gene encoding uncharacterized protein LOC105225627, with product MSKLEDILAKKKTVVPVLDLSKNIAQTKEEFKRLMEKVPDYKMRPIKVRADEIKIKEKDFSFKISKREVRKLSKHNGEREPIYTYADPIPSEMKDVPIMDLCSVPIDWKMLTTLRPKSKQEEEYFSRMTEMAKLQLKTEMRDRRDFILNNCVKKNKNKSGIVETKLATCAECGQEMCCGKACMDFNYDLFVRIEPKISKPKPPVNNTNKGKLSGRKSLTKNGGKNKANKKQKPPSAMPMA from the exons ATGAGTAAATTAGAAGATATATTGGCAAAGAAGAAAACGGTTGTTCCTGTACTTGATCTAAGTAAGAACATCGCTCAGACCAAAGAAGAATTTAAACGACTAATGGAAAAAGTGCCCGATTATAAAATGCGTCCAATCAAAGTACGTGCCGATGAAATAAAGATTAAAGAGAAAGATTTCTCTTTCAAGATATCGAAGAGAGAGGTCAGAAAACTATCAAAGCATAATGGCGAACGGGAACCGATTTATACATACGCCGATCCTATACCGTCCGAAATGAAGGATGTACCTATAATGGACTTGTGCTCAGTACCAATCGACTGGAAGATGCTTACCACATTGCGACCGAAGTCTAAGCAGGAAGAAGAGTACTTTAGTCGCATGACGGAAATGGCCAAGTTGCAATTGAAGACTGAAATGCGCGATCGCAGAGATTTCATTCTTAATAATTGcgtaaaaaagaataaaaacaaatctggCATTGTAGAAACTAAGTTGGCAACATGTGCCGAATGTGGACAAGAAATGTGTTGTG GCAAGGCTTGCATGGACTTCAATTATGATTTATTTGTGCGTATTGAACCAAAAATCTCAAAGCCGAAACCACCCGTAAATAACACAAACAAAGGGAAATTGTCTGGACGGAAATCACTCACGAAGAATGGGGggaaaaataaagcaaacaagAAGCAGAAGCCTCCTTCTGCCATGCCGATGGCTTAA
- the LOC105225578 gene encoding trypsin 3A1: protein MKFSLNSYFILICFGVSALNAATRKQVRDRNRENLIIGGQKVPIDGAPWVVSIVRNHQLICAGSLLTNDVVLTAASCIKAVEPAELLVRGGTTAFKNSGKLRRIKETIHHPKYVEGSHAYNVALLHLLRPFNHTDDHVGQVKLPDVDSTLPSAINIYGWGLSSNKTNVIMTKNLRFTKTKIYSDKKCAQYLTEEEEDTDYVFCSGDRTKISDICTDDPGSAAIFNDNVQFGVVSDGGACSETRTTILTNLAKHTRWIKNLLNEFERENKNKKTH from the coding sequence ATGAAGTTCAGtctgaattcatattttattctaatttgTTTTGGTGTGAGTGCTTTGAACGCAGCTACTCGTAAACAAGTTAGAGACCGAAAcagagaaaatttaattattggcGGACAAAAAGTACCAATTGATGGAGCACCCTGGGTGGTTTCTATCGTAAGAAACCATCAGTTAATTTGTGCCGGCTCCTTATTAACCAATGATGTCGTGCTTACAGCGGCCAGTTGCATCAAGGCTGTAGAACCAGCGGAACTTTTGGTTCGAGGAGGCACGACAGCCTTCAAGAATAGCGGTAAACTACGCAGAATCAAGGAGACCATTCATCATCCAAAATATGTGGAAGGCAGCCACGCTTATAACGTGGCTCTGCTacatttattgcgaccattcaATCATACTGATGACCATGTGGGACAAGTAAAATTGCCTGATGTGGATTCGACACTGCCAtcagcaataaatatatatgggtGGGGGCTATCAAGCAATAAAACTAATGTAATAATGACTAAAAATTTGCGTttcacaaaaactaaaatatattcgGATAAGAAGTGTGCCCAATATCTgactgaagaagaagaagacactGATTACGTATTTTGCTCTGGCGATCGCACGAAGATTTCAGACATTTGTACTGACGATCCCGGTAGCGCGGCAATATTCAATGACAACGTTCAGTTTGGTGTGGTGTCGGATGGCGGAGCATGTTCAGAAACGCGTACGACAATTCTAACTAATTTGGCCAAACACACGAGATGGATTAAGAATTTATTAAACGAATTCGAgcgtgaaaataaaaataagaaaacacacTAG